From Polaribacter butkevichii, a single genomic window includes:
- a CDS encoding RNA polymerase sigma factor gives MTNKSLCNEIYFNEFYTSHIQSASNFAFYKSGDKNTSLDLAQEAFIKIWEHCAKVDFTKAKSYLFTVINNLFLNKVKHQKVVFEYAKSSPYLDVDNQSPDYLLEEEEFKNKLKNAIAGLTVGEREVFLMNRIDGKKYREIAETLEISQKAVEKRMSSALKKLRTNIDGI, from the coding sequence ATGACTAATAAATCTCTTTGTAACGAAATTTATTTTAATGAGTTTTACACTTCTCATATACAATCTGCAAGTAATTTTGCATTCTATAAGTCTGGTGATAAAAATACGTCTTTAGATTTAGCACAAGAAGCATTTATAAAAATATGGGAACATTGCGCTAAAGTCGATTTTACGAAAGCAAAGTCTTACTTATTTACAGTTATTAACAATCTTTTTCTTAATAAAGTAAAGCATCAAAAGGTAGTTTTTGAATATGCAAAAAGTAGTCCTTATTTAGATGTAGATAACCAAAGTCCAGATTATTTATTAGAAGAAGAAGAATTTAAAAACAAGCTAAAAAATGCCATTGCAGGTTTAACAGTAGGCGAGAGGGAAGTTTTTTTAATGAATAGAATTGATGGAAAAAAATACCGGGAAATTGCAGAAACGTTAGAAATTTCTCAAAAAGCAGTAGAAAAACGAATGTCATCAGCATTAAAAAAATTAAGAACTAACATAGACGGAATTTAA